A region of the Clupea harengus chromosome 7, Ch_v2.0.2, whole genome shotgun sequence genome:
ATATGTGCTCTATATGTGTGGCTGTCTTGTAAGAAAAGGGAAATGAGAATACTAATATAATTAGATTTGAAAGTGTACAAAAAATAAGCCTCTGTCAGTCCATACCCTTAACTAACAAAGTAAAGCACCAAATCAAACGAGAGGATGTTTTCTTTTCAGCATTTCAATAATGTTTCcatgtatttaaaatattacTGCAGTAGACCTGTGAAATATCTTCTGGCACTATAAATGACAAACAAATtaaagtgagaatgaaaaataaaattgaagATGAGGTGGAAAATGACACAATGGTTGATTATGCAATATCAGCTCAAAAGCGTCACTGTTCATAAGGTTTCAATTTATAATTAGATTTGACACCTTTGGGAAACGTAGCGGAATGCTACCAAAGATTTCTTCCGTGAGTCAAATTATAAAAACCATCTGGGACCATTTCACTTTCAGACTCGACACCTGCTTTTCATGGTGTGATATTGAGTAATCACCATTAGACAGGACCTTTGCACATCAAAATCACCTGACGTTACTCAATTTGACGGTTACTGACAAAAGCTGCTCCcgcctccctcccactctctaaAACCCTCAGTGGGATGCTCAGCATGgaagcagtgcagtgcagttgCACTCAATTCACAATGTCTGACAGGGACTGAGACAGGGACGGTCAAAAAAGTGACCAATAAGCAAATCTCTgtatgcagatgacacaacaAATTACAGCATGTCTTCCATATGCATTTGCTTTGTATAGCTAGACATTTTTTGGCAATGTCAAAAAGGGTGGGTAAACATCAGAAGATACAAgtgcagtggtgtataaagtacccaaaagccatacttgagtaaaagtaaagataccttactggaaaattactcaagtaaaagtaaaagtaaccttttagaatactacttgagtaaaagtcttaaagtatctgatctttactgtacttaagtatcaaaagtaatcttctgatattaaatgtacttaagtattgaaagtaaaagtacaagtaaatgctgttaataaaaaagcaaagggtcagaattttgagaattatgaagtttattctgactagaatgagcatacttataaactgggccttatatgaacacaattttaacacaatatgaaatactaaagcagcacattgtaaaattttgtgaatgggcaacctactcctgagtatcccaaggtatgcataggcacaacctgagagcaataacctggcgatctgatataaagccatagcattacatcaggatcatcagttttacaagcaagttatcagtacagtgactgtgaaatactttcagcaacagcagctatcttgctccacactgctacgttactgtactgtactttagattgtcaccatcctagctagctagctagatacctcgccagagatggaataaataataataataatctttgtaggtagctaccttgaaatattatatacagatcttacccagcagtgaaagaacatgactagtctacaaggttatGCTggtggtggcatttaatgaagaggtcgtggggtttctcattatttgattgagacctgtatgcttttgcttcgattattgttgtgtccccttcattgttgatcttaatgttttggatatatccttccactgcatattgcagtacATTTTGCCTTGTTTTGGAGGATATCGCGaagatattactccaaaaagaatcactgacactgacagacagtgttgtgcatgaacgagttcaaaagatgtagcaacagtaactaagggggcagggcttttgcgaacggtcaatagcgcattaacgtgcgctaggaccactgattcgccaaacctgcttgcagtctctGTTCTACCAGTCCCCGTCGTTGGTCTCATTACCctcatgatatttttttttctaaagatgatttgaatttgtaacgagtaacgaaggtttcaggggaaatgtatcggagtaaaagtatcagttttctttgctaaatgtagcgaagtaaaagtaaaagtaaacagaaatataagtagtaaagtaaagtacagatatccaaaaaaacgacttaagtacagtaacgaagtatttctacttcgttactatacaacactgtaaAAGTGTTTGCATAGGTAAGCAAGTTAACACAAAGTATGTACTTTTTCATATAACATACATGTCATGTTCCCTGTATGTTTTAACTAGATGCAatcatccacatgcacacacagagagcgacaCAAGACCTTGTGTTCTACAATTTAGCTAGCCTGGTTTATTAGGAACGTGAATTTATACAGGACAGAGGTGCCACCTGATGGTCACCATAAACAAAGCACATTCTGCTTCGTACATAACTTTTCCTCCCCGCTAAGATTTGTTGTCAATAAACACAAAGGATATTTTCTTTAACACAACAGAAAAGATTACAGCTCAAATAATAATGATTGGGATGTCCTATTATACTGGAAACAATATGTCTCAGGACTCACACAGTCGTACAGCGTTATATgaattatcaatcaatcaatcaatttgtttatttgatcaagagggacagtgtactttcatgaacattaaaatgtaaatgcaccctgttactgtacttaagtacatttttacgtatctgtactttacttaagtaaaaataatagtgcatactttttacttttactccattacattttttagctattatctatacttttactccgctacatttctacaatatgggttgttactcgttacgttttatgaacacagtttcgccaaaatgttgcccaCACAAAACTATgaattgcgttgctgttttggaagtttaagccaatcaggtggctctatcaactccaatgatatcagagtgcgcgtttggcagcagcactagcggtagctttacctgaacattcaacagacagcctgactaacTGCCTTTTCAACATGGATctagagtcggcctgaactgagccctctgatatgagccacccttggccctatttaaaagatatgttcgagttcaaagggcccaagaatgactcctggaggtttcaatgcgtttcctgtctccctcaaaaaaaggagttgctagccttcaataattcgccctcaaatttaaagtagcatatcgaggtaagcagagtaattgctatgctaagttaatgtccctgacttttgaatattgatatatgtatttaattcgtttactgacatgatattataatgttatctagcgaatgcatgttgacatacagcaatagcataaaaaaacatgattgtatcttcattatatatattAGATGTTGCGATATGCCAGCAGGAACGTGTCAAGGCGTGGTTGCACCATTCCGGTGCCATTGGATGATTTTAAagcctgtttgaatgtgtgcacAAAACGCTCGGCTTGACTCCATTGGACTTCAAGAATGCACTGAAATCTTCAGAGCAGAATTGAGGTCTGTTGTCGCCCACAAGGATGTGTAGAATTCCATGGCGACTAAAAAGGCCCCTGAGCACTTGAATGGTCTTGCTGGCTGTAGTGCTGTCCATGATATGCACCTCAGGCCACTTGGAATGGGCGTCCACAGTGATCAGGTACATATGTCCTTCAAAAGGACCCGCAAAGTCCACATGTATCCTTTCCCAAGGACTGGAGGGCCACATCCAAGGGTGTAGAAGTGCTAGCCCAGGTGCTTTTTGTACGCTCTGACACGGGGGGCAGGATTTAGCGTGAAGCTCAATTTGAGAGTCGATGCCGGGCCACCACACGTAACTGCGTGCCAAGCTCTTCATCCTCACTACACCTGGATGTGCTGTGTGGAGCTCTTTCAGAACCCGGGGGCGCAGTTTAGGTGGCACAATCACTCTCATACCCCACATGAGGCATCCCTGTTGTATGGTGAGATCATGCCGGCGCAACAGATAGGGCGACAGCTCTTCGCCTGCGTCCTTTGCAGCTGGAAAACGACCAGTTGAGACAATTTCTTGGACACGAGACAAGGTGGGGTCAGACAGGGTGTCACGTTTGATCTCGTTGTTACTGACTGGTAGTGTGTCCAACTGAGATGTGTAGAACACCTCTACTGCGCCTAGcttctctttatgtgtgtggtaaGCGTGAAAGTCCATCTGCATTTGCATGTAGTGCACCTTTCCGGTATTGGATGGTATAATCATGCGCTGATAGGAGCAGTGCCCAGCGCTGCATTCGGGCGGCAGCCATTGACGGCGTACATTTCACAGGACTCAGGATGGAGGTCAGCGGGCCATGGTCAGTGAGTAGGGCAAACTTGTTACCATAGAGGTACTGATGGAACTTGCAAACTCCAAAGACTATCGCTAGcgcttccctctctatctgagCATAGTTTTGTTCTGCCTTGCTGAGTGTTAGTGAAGCATAAGCTATAGGTCGTTCCTCTCCATCAGGCATAGCGTGCGAGAGCACAGCTCCGACCGCATATGGTGAAGCATTGCACGCAAGGCGAAGGGGCAGCTCAGGATTGTAGTGCGTCAATACTTCCTGTGATACTAGGAGTGCTTTTGCTTTCTGGAAAACTGTCTCTCAGTCTACTGTCCACTGCCATTGCTTCCCTTTGTTAAGCAGTTCATTCAGTGGTTTTAGGACAGTGGCTAGATCAGGAATGAAGCGTCCATAATAGTTCAGCATCCCTAGAAATGAACGTAGCTGGCTGACATCACATGGTGCTGGTGCTTCCACAATAGCACGTACCTTCTCTGGTGATTTGTGGAGCCCAGCAATGATGTGGCCCAAGTATTCCACAGACTCCtggaaaaacagacacttctCTTGTTTGAGATGCAGGCCATACTCCTCTAGCCTGCCCAGGACTGAATCCAGCTCTTTGAGGGGAGTCTGTTCATCAGGACCACTGATATGGATGTCGTCcaggtaacagtgtgtgtgaggcagtccGAGCAGTACTTGGTCCATAGCCTTTTGGAACAAGCCAGGTGATGACGCTACGCCAAAGGGCAAGCGATTAAAGCGGAATAGCCCTTTTTGTGTGGAGATAGTCAGCAGCTTCCTACACTTCTCTTCTACCTCCATCTGTAGATATGCATTTGATAAGTCTAACTTACTGAAGTGTTGCCCTCCTGCTAGAGAGGCAAAAATGTCTTCAATGCGTGATATTGGATTTCTATCCACGCAGAGAGCTTGGTTGAGGGTGACCTTGAAATCGCCACACAGTCTCACTGTGCCATCCTTTTTGATTACAGGCACCACAGGTGTGGCCCACTCACTATTCCCCAATGGTGAGATCACTCCAAGCTCAGTTAGGCGCTTCAGCTCGGCCTCCACCGGAGAAATTAAAGACACAGCAGCCCCAGTATCcaattccatttccattttcttttcatttactcTAGGCAGCACAAAGATTCTGGAATATTTCCCTTTTTCAGACAATAGGAATACAGTCCCAACTCACAGTCAGTGTCAGATTTAGTCTCATCACTTTCACTAACATTTCTAGCATCCACAAGATGAATTATCTTCTTTCTATCTTTAACACTGCGCTTAATTGTATtacctttctgtttccattctCTGTCTTGGCTGCTTCTGGCTTGGCTGCTTCTGGCTTTACCCTTACACATGTGCTTGGTGTGGCCTTTCTTCCCACACTGGTAACAGTTACGATCTTTGTACCAGCAGTCTTCATCCCTATGATTCATTTTCCCGCAGCGGCGGCATTGGTCACCTTTTTGGGAAATCATTGCATTGCACTTTAAGTGAACCGCTTAATTGCTGTACGTCGCGCGTGGCTGTCTCTGCCGACACAGCATAATCCACTGCTTTGTGAAAAGTGAGATCCTTCTCAGTCAAAAGACGCTTCTGCACTGTTTCACTCTTTAGTCCACAGACAAATCTGTCCCGTAGTGCGTCTTCTAGATAAGCATCGAACTCACAATACTCAGAAAGTCTTTTCAGTACCGCCTCATACTGTGCAACGGTTTCCTCTTCCCCCTGATTTCGCTTGTGGAAACGGAATCTTTCTGCTATCACGAGCGGTTTTGGAGCTAAatgaaatttgcagacgacacaacaatcatcggcctcatccgagatggagatgagtctgCATACAGGAGGGAAGTTGAACATCTAGCCCTGTGGTGCAGTCGCTACAACCTGGAGTTGAACTCGctcaaaactgtggagatgatagtggacttcaggaggagccccccatcactgccccccctcaccatactgaacagcattgtgtctgctgtggtatccttcaggtttctgggttccacaatctcccagaa
Encoded here:
- the LOC105893370 gene encoding uncharacterized protein K02A2.6-like is translated as MELDTGAAVSLISPVEAELKRLTELGVISPLGNSEWATPVVPVIKKDGTVRLCGDFKVTLNQALCVDRNPISRIEDIFASLAGGQHFSKLDLSNAYLQMEVEEKCRKLLTISTQKGLFRFNRLPFGVASSPGLFQKAMDQVLLGLPHTHCYLDDIHISGPDEQTPLKELDSVLGRLEEYGLHLKQEKCLFFQESVEYLGHIIAGLHKSPEKVRAIVEAPAPCDVSQLRSFLGMLNYYGRFIPDLATVLKPLNELLNKGKQWQWTVD